The proteins below are encoded in one region of Apium graveolens cultivar Ventura chromosome 4, ASM990537v1, whole genome shotgun sequence:
- the LOC141718755 gene encoding histone acetyltransferase HAC5-like isoform X2, which yields MDQRQCSLGQFSIPIQQQQLVFDQGQWTNDMVVHGRQQVYSNVDASEEEYRNLECLPPGRLKNLLLQEILATEPPQHWASSSWGNPPSSFYFNRPCHRVEYQQAASNEFQNFTPGLRDSVVSEGSLYKGYSWGVACSNRDKLSEIQQFKDGSYFGMSTSQQISNPLPENHINLQSIDRGVLKNHRNLTHISSIPREEASSSVLKMAVPLFSRNTSEACNDFSRVPFMQVDENLHSQSHMFSVTQDESFKQSSEGHTYNLSALPQQLSAIQQCHSGAAVRDLGLLNAAKRTNSSSSDWQTILLSYIKYKSTLGDQINHVPFLKHIHMTKCSSHQCNCYQYSVLISHYDNCLYSGCSTCAPVCNFFAAGKLYMEPGKRKEHFSGASYNREGNDTCSDTIGDCLPPLKRHKMEIPSMDLVTPAVNQPCPPDRVLHVEQFHEAGFCSRKNVIEIVLSPTEDQTGYISNKCHAIDYARSGDVCNISQPEQTPDQLPHLEQWGEAVLYNNDVTKVSKDELNLEGQTTESVNICDGTDSLPGDLPSIFSLLEKLISRSDYGDMDDTCSSEITNDTLDSFQGLIYNGLPDSSEVSTKENEKEDTEIGYLSRPVLEDKSSLLVSAADCKDVMKLKQLKMQGVSWTYYFSIEEMKEHLLSLRCMSQDMGDNMKSCYGENICQLCARDSLQFAPAQLYCSSCGILIKRNLVFYRASGETGVQHCFCTTCHRNSGGGIISFLGGQILKNKLQKEKNNEKIEESWVQCDTCERWQHQICALYNDKSDPGGKAEYVCPKCWLEEVKTGKREPLLRTVGFRAKDLPSTMLSEHIEKRLFNRLKEEREEWARISKKGLNEVPGEADLTVRVVLSVDKMLEVKQQYLDIIKGSDYPSQFLYRSKVILLFQRLEGVDVCLFAMYVQEYGSECGKPNQRCMYISYLDSVKYLRPEQSTTSGEALRTLVYHEILIGYLDYCKKRGFSTCYIWACPPLKGEDFILNCHPEYQKTPTVDKLRNWYGSMLKRAVEEGVVVDHKKFYDFFFLNSEVTLSQLPYFDGDYWSNAAGTIIKDFEEQSVGGSQRKVKKQVTKRTLKAMGHSTLSSDETKALLVMQKLGHEILPAKDDFLVVHLQFFCKCCHDVILSGVRWVCNQCTNFHICSRCLDAKHNHREEKTHTSNNGEKHVLCKVVMDDVPSDTKDNDIIIDHNVFSDRHVFLNFCQSNHYQFDTLRRAKHSSLMILYYLHNSLYPMWGCM from the exons ATGGATCAAAGGCAATGTTCATTAGGCCAGTTTTCGATTCCAATCCAGCAGCAACAACTAGTTTTTGATCAAGGCCAATGGACGAATGATAT GGTTGTACATGGAAGGCAACAAGTTTACTCGAATGTCGATGCTTCCGAG GAGGAGTATAGGAACCTAGAGTGCTTACCTCCTGGCAGACTGAAGAATTTGCTCCTGCAAGAAATATTGGCTACTGAACCTCCTCAGCATTGGGCAAGTTCATCCTGGGGAAACCCACCTAGTTCTTTCTACTTTAATAGGCCATGCCATCGTGTAGAATACCAACAAGCTGCCAGCAATGAATTTCAGAATTTCACCCCCGGCCTGAGAGATTCTGTCGTTTCTGAAG gatctttgtatAAAGGATATTCCTGGGGAGTAGCCTGTTCCAACAGGGATAAACTTTCTGAAATTCAACAATTTAAAGATGGGTCATATTTTGGTATGAGCACTTCGCAGCAGATCTCCAATCCTTTACCAGAAAATCATATCAACTTACAAAGCATTGACCGGG GTGTCCTAAAGAATCACCGAAATCTTACTCATATTTCGTCAATACCGAGGGAAGAAGCAAGCTCATCTGTTCTAAAAATGGCGGTACCTCTGTTCTCACGGAACACATCTGAAGCCTGTAATGATTTTTCTAGAGTA CCTTTCATGCAGGTTGATGAAAATTTACATTCTCAATCACATATGTTCTCAGTCACACAAGATGAAAGTTTTAAGCAGAGTTCAGAGGGACATACATATAATCTCTCGGCGCTTCCTCAACAACTCAGTGCGATTCAACAATGTCATTCAGGAGCTGCTGTTCGTGATCTTGGTTTACTAAATGCTGCCAAAAGAACAAATTCAAGTTCTTCAGATTGGCAAACCATCCTCCTTTCATATATCAAGTACAAGAGTACGCTGGGAGACCAAATTAATCATGTCCCCTTTCTGAAGCATATTCACATGACAAAATGCAGTAGCCATCAGTGTAACTGCTACCAGTATTCTGTACTAATTTCTCACTATGATAACTGTCTTTATTCTGGTTGTAGCACATGTGCACCAGTTTGTAATTTTTTTGCTGCTGGTAAACTTTACATGGAGCCTGGAAAGCGAAAAGAACATTTTTCAGGAGCTTCATATAATAGAGAAGGCAATGACACCTGTAGTGATACCATTGGTGATTGTCTGCCTCCTCTTAAACGTCACAAGATGGAGATTCCTAGTATGGACTTAGTTACTCCTGCAGTGAATCAACCCTGTCCACCTGATCGAGTTTTGCATGTGGAGCAGTTCCACGAGGCTGGTTTTTGTAGTAGAAAAAATGTGATAGAGATTGTACTAAGCCCCACAGAAGACCAAACAGGTTACATTTCAAACAAATGTCATGCCATAGATTATGCTCGGAGCGGGGATGTTTGCAACATTTCCCAACCTGAGCAGACACCTGATCAACTACCACATCTAGAGCAATGGGGGGAGGCTGTTTTGTATAATAATGATGTGACAAAGGTGAGCAAGGATGAGTTAAACCTCGAGGGCCAAACAACTGAGAGTGTAAACATATGTGATGGCACAGATAGCCTTCCTGGGGATCTACCCAGTATTTTCAGTCTCCTTGAAAAGCTCATCAGCAGAAGCGACTATGGAGACATGGATGACACTTGCAGTAGTGAAATAACGAATGATACTCTAGATTCTTTTCAAGGGCTGATTTATAATGGTTTACCTGATAGTTCAGAGGTTTCCACTAAGGAAAACGAAAAAGAAGATACAGAGATCGGGTACTTGAGCAGGCCTGTTTTAGAAGACAAGTCTAGTTTACTTGTATCAGCAGCTGATTGTAAGGATGTAATGAAATTGAAACAGCTGAAGATGCAAGGGGTTTCTTGGACTTATTATTTCTCAATAGAAGAAATGAAGGAACATTTACTTAGTCTCCGTTGTATGAGTCAG GACATGGGAGATAACATGAAAAGTTGTTACGGAGAAAACATATGCCAGTTGTGCGCAAGGGATAGTCTGCAGTTTGCACCAGCACAATTGTATTGTTCATCTTGTGGAATCCTTATCAAGCGTAACCTGGTTTTTTATAGGGCATCTGGTGAAACAGGTGTGCAGCATTGCTTCTGTACCACATGCCACAGAAACTCTGGTGGAGGTATTATCTCATTCCTTGGGGGGCAGATCCTCAAAAATAAGCTACAGAAAGAAAAGAACAATGAGAAAATTGAAGAATCG TGGGTACAGTGTGATACATGTGAACGTTGGCAGCATCAGATATGTGCCCTGTACAATGACAAGAGTGATCCAGGTGGAAAAGCAGAGTATGTGTGTCCAAAGTGCTGGTTAGAAGAAGTTAAAACTGGAAAACGTGAACCCTTACTAAGAACTGTTGGGTTTCGGGCTAAAGATCTCCCAAGTACCATGCTCAGTGAGCACATTGAAAAAAGACTTTTTAACCGTCTTAAGGAAGAGAGAGAAGAGTGGGCAAGAATCTCGAAAAAAGGACTTAATGAG GTACCGGGAGAAGCAGACCTTACTGTCAGAGTAGTGCTATCAGTCGACAAAATGTTGGAAGTTAAGCAGCAATATTTGGATATCATTAAGGGTAGCGACTATCCATCACAATTCTTGTACAGATCGAAG GTGATACTTCTGTTTCAGAGATTGGAAGGGGTGGATGTTTGCCTCTTTGCTATGTATGTTCAGGAGTATGGATCAGAATGCGGTAAACCAAACCAACGTTGCATGTACATTTCGTATCTTGATTCTGTCAAGTACTTGAGACCCGAGCAAAGCACTACAAGTGGGGAAGCTCTTCGCACATTAGTGTACCATGAGATACTG ATTGGTTACCTTGACTATTGTAAGAAACGAGGCTTTTCAACCTGCTATATCTGGGCTTGTCCACCTCTTAAGGGAGAAGATTTTATACTTAATTGCCATCCAGAATATCAGAAAACACCAACTGTAGATAAATTGCGAAACTG GTACGGGTCAATGCTCAAAAGAGCAGTTGAAGAGGGTGTTGTGGTTGATCACAAGAAGTTCTATGACTTTTTCTTCCTTAACTCTGAGGTAACCTTATCTCAGTTGCCATATTTTGATGGAGACTATTGGTCTAATGCTGCTGGGACGATAATCAAAGACTTTGAAGAACAAAGTGTAGGGGGCTCACAGAGGAAGGTGAAAAAGCAAGTAACAAAGAGAACTTTGAAAGCCATGGGGCACAGCACTCTATCCAGTGACGAAACCAAAGCTCTATTGGTGATGCAGAAA CTGGGGCATGAGATATTACCTGCAAAGGACGATTTTCTTGTTGTCCATTTGCAATTTTTTTGCAAATGCTGCCATGATGTAATATTATCTGGAGTTCGATGGGTTTGCAATCAATGCACAAATTTTCACATTTGCTCAAG ATGTCTTGATGCTAAACATAATCATCGTGAAGAGAAGACTCACACATCAAACAATGGTGAAAAACATGTACTCTGCAAG GTGGTTATGGATGATGTGCCTTCTGATACCAAGGACAATGATATCATTATAGACCATAATGTCTTCAGCGATAGACACGTGTTCTTGAACTTTTGTCAAAGCAACCATTATCAGTTTGATACACTTCGGCgtgccaagcattcatcattgATGATACTATATTATCTTCACAATTCACTTTACCCTATGTGGGGATGTATGTAA
- the LOC141718755 gene encoding uncharacterized protein LOC141718755 isoform X3 — translation MDQRQCSLGQFSIPIQQQQLVFDQGQWTNDMVVHGRQQVYSNVDASEEEYRNLECLPPGRLKNLLLQEILATEPPQHWASSSWGNPPSSFYFNRPCHRVEYQQAASNEFQNFTPGLRDSVVSEGSLYKGYSWGVACSNRDKLSEIQQFKDGSYFGMSTSQQISNPLPENHINLQSIDRGVLKNHRNLTHISSIPREEASSSVLKMAVPLFSRNTSEACNDFSRVVCNTPITSYASSKPQLSVPGSQQTDHCLQQPFMQVDENLHSQSHMFSVTQDESFKQSSEGHTYNLSALPQQLSAIQQCHSGAAVRDLGLLNAAKRTNSSSSDWQTILLSYIKYKSTLGDQINHVPFLKHIHMTKCSSHQCNCYQYSVLISHYDNCLYSGCSTCAPVCNFFAAGKLYMEPGKRKEHFSGASYNREGNDTCSDTIGDCLPPLKRHKMEIPSMDLVTPAVNQPCPPDRVLHVEQFHEAGFCSRKNVIEIVLSPTEDQTGYISNKCHAIDYARSGDVCNISQPEQTPDQLPHLEQWGEAVLYNNDVTKVSKDELNLEGQTTESVNICDGTDSLPGDLPSIFSLLEKLISRSDYGDMDDTCSSEITNDTLDSFQGLIYNGLPDSSEVSTKENEKEDTEIGYLSRPVLEDKSSLLVSAADCKDVMKLKQLKMQGVSWTYYFSIEEMKEHLLSLRCMSQDMGDNMKSCYGENICQLCARDSLQFAPAQLYCSSCGILIKRNLVFYRASGETGVQHCFCTTCHRNSGGGIISFLGGQILKNKLQKEKNNEKIEESWVQCDTCERWQHQICALYNDKSDPGGKAEYVCPKCWLEEVKTGKREPLLRTVGFRAKDLPSTMLSEHIEKRLFNRLKEEREEWARISKKGLNEVPGEADLTVRVVLSVDKMLEVKQQYLDIIKGSDYPSQFLYRSKVILLFQRLEGVDVCLFAMYVQEYGSECGKPNQRCMYISYLDSVKYLRPEQSTTSGEALRTLVYHEILIGYLDYCKKRGFSTCYIWACPPLKGEDFILNCHPEYQKTPTVDKLRNWYGSMLKRAVEEGVVVDHKKFYDFFFLNSEVTLSQLPYFDGDYWSNAAGTIIKDFEEQSVGGSQRKVKKQVTKRTLKAMGHSTLSSDETKALLVMQKNNYYYPENIITGLPCLL, via the exons ATGGATCAAAGGCAATGTTCATTAGGCCAGTTTTCGATTCCAATCCAGCAGCAACAACTAGTTTTTGATCAAGGCCAATGGACGAATGATAT GGTTGTACATGGAAGGCAACAAGTTTACTCGAATGTCGATGCTTCCGAG GAGGAGTATAGGAACCTAGAGTGCTTACCTCCTGGCAGACTGAAGAATTTGCTCCTGCAAGAAATATTGGCTACTGAACCTCCTCAGCATTGGGCAAGTTCATCCTGGGGAAACCCACCTAGTTCTTTCTACTTTAATAGGCCATGCCATCGTGTAGAATACCAACAAGCTGCCAGCAATGAATTTCAGAATTTCACCCCCGGCCTGAGAGATTCTGTCGTTTCTGAAG gatctttgtatAAAGGATATTCCTGGGGAGTAGCCTGTTCCAACAGGGATAAACTTTCTGAAATTCAACAATTTAAAGATGGGTCATATTTTGGTATGAGCACTTCGCAGCAGATCTCCAATCCTTTACCAGAAAATCATATCAACTTACAAAGCATTGACCGGG GTGTCCTAAAGAATCACCGAAATCTTACTCATATTTCGTCAATACCGAGGGAAGAAGCAAGCTCATCTGTTCTAAAAATGGCGGTACCTCTGTTCTCACGGAACACATCTGAAGCCTGTAATGATTTTTCTAGAGTAGTATGTAATACACCTATTACAAGTTATGCAAGCAGTAAACCTCAGCTTTCGGTACCTGGTTCTCAGCAAACTGATCATTGTCTTCAGCAGCCTTTCATGCAGGTTGATGAAAATTTACATTCTCAATCACATATGTTCTCAGTCACACAAGATGAAAGTTTTAAGCAGAGTTCAGAGGGACATACATATAATCTCTCGGCGCTTCCTCAACAACTCAGTGCGATTCAACAATGTCATTCAGGAGCTGCTGTTCGTGATCTTGGTTTACTAAATGCTGCCAAAAGAACAAATTCAAGTTCTTCAGATTGGCAAACCATCCTCCTTTCATATATCAAGTACAAGAGTACGCTGGGAGACCAAATTAATCATGTCCCCTTTCTGAAGCATATTCACATGACAAAATGCAGTAGCCATCAGTGTAACTGCTACCAGTATTCTGTACTAATTTCTCACTATGATAACTGTCTTTATTCTGGTTGTAGCACATGTGCACCAGTTTGTAATTTTTTTGCTGCTGGTAAACTTTACATGGAGCCTGGAAAGCGAAAAGAACATTTTTCAGGAGCTTCATATAATAGAGAAGGCAATGACACCTGTAGTGATACCATTGGTGATTGTCTGCCTCCTCTTAAACGTCACAAGATGGAGATTCCTAGTATGGACTTAGTTACTCCTGCAGTGAATCAACCCTGTCCACCTGATCGAGTTTTGCATGTGGAGCAGTTCCACGAGGCTGGTTTTTGTAGTAGAAAAAATGTGATAGAGATTGTACTAAGCCCCACAGAAGACCAAACAGGTTACATTTCAAACAAATGTCATGCCATAGATTATGCTCGGAGCGGGGATGTTTGCAACATTTCCCAACCTGAGCAGACACCTGATCAACTACCACATCTAGAGCAATGGGGGGAGGCTGTTTTGTATAATAATGATGTGACAAAGGTGAGCAAGGATGAGTTAAACCTCGAGGGCCAAACAACTGAGAGTGTAAACATATGTGATGGCACAGATAGCCTTCCTGGGGATCTACCCAGTATTTTCAGTCTCCTTGAAAAGCTCATCAGCAGAAGCGACTATGGAGACATGGATGACACTTGCAGTAGTGAAATAACGAATGATACTCTAGATTCTTTTCAAGGGCTGATTTATAATGGTTTACCTGATAGTTCAGAGGTTTCCACTAAGGAAAACGAAAAAGAAGATACAGAGATCGGGTACTTGAGCAGGCCTGTTTTAGAAGACAAGTCTAGTTTACTTGTATCAGCAGCTGATTGTAAGGATGTAATGAAATTGAAACAGCTGAAGATGCAAGGGGTTTCTTGGACTTATTATTTCTCAATAGAAGAAATGAAGGAACATTTACTTAGTCTCCGTTGTATGAGTCAG GACATGGGAGATAACATGAAAAGTTGTTACGGAGAAAACATATGCCAGTTGTGCGCAAGGGATAGTCTGCAGTTTGCACCAGCACAATTGTATTGTTCATCTTGTGGAATCCTTATCAAGCGTAACCTGGTTTTTTATAGGGCATCTGGTGAAACAGGTGTGCAGCATTGCTTCTGTACCACATGCCACAGAAACTCTGGTGGAGGTATTATCTCATTCCTTGGGGGGCAGATCCTCAAAAATAAGCTACAGAAAGAAAAGAACAATGAGAAAATTGAAGAATCG TGGGTACAGTGTGATACATGTGAACGTTGGCAGCATCAGATATGTGCCCTGTACAATGACAAGAGTGATCCAGGTGGAAAAGCAGAGTATGTGTGTCCAAAGTGCTGGTTAGAAGAAGTTAAAACTGGAAAACGTGAACCCTTACTAAGAACTGTTGGGTTTCGGGCTAAAGATCTCCCAAGTACCATGCTCAGTGAGCACATTGAAAAAAGACTTTTTAACCGTCTTAAGGAAGAGAGAGAAGAGTGGGCAAGAATCTCGAAAAAAGGACTTAATGAG GTACCGGGAGAAGCAGACCTTACTGTCAGAGTAGTGCTATCAGTCGACAAAATGTTGGAAGTTAAGCAGCAATATTTGGATATCATTAAGGGTAGCGACTATCCATCACAATTCTTGTACAGATCGAAG GTGATACTTCTGTTTCAGAGATTGGAAGGGGTGGATGTTTGCCTCTTTGCTATGTATGTTCAGGAGTATGGATCAGAATGCGGTAAACCAAACCAACGTTGCATGTACATTTCGTATCTTGATTCTGTCAAGTACTTGAGACCCGAGCAAAGCACTACAAGTGGGGAAGCTCTTCGCACATTAGTGTACCATGAGATACTG ATTGGTTACCTTGACTATTGTAAGAAACGAGGCTTTTCAACCTGCTATATCTGGGCTTGTCCACCTCTTAAGGGAGAAGATTTTATACTTAATTGCCATCCAGAATATCAGAAAACACCAACTGTAGATAAATTGCGAAACTG GTACGGGTCAATGCTCAAAAGAGCAGTTGAAGAGGGTGTTGTGGTTGATCACAAGAAGTTCTATGACTTTTTCTTCCTTAACTCTGAGGTAACCTTATCTCAGTTGCCATATTTTGATGGAGACTATTGGTCTAATGCTGCTGGGACGATAATCAAAGACTTTGAAGAACAAAGTGTAGGGGGCTCACAGAGGAAGGTGAAAAAGCAAGTAACAAAGAGAACTTTGAAAGCCATGGGGCACAGCACTCTATCCAGTGACGAAACCAAAGCTCTATTGGTGATGCAGAAA AATAATTATTACTACCCTGAAAATATTATCACGGGTTTACCTTGTCTGCTTTAA
- the LOC141718755 gene encoding histone acetyltransferase HAC5-like isoform X1, with amino-acid sequence MDQRQCSLGQFSIPIQQQQLVFDQGQWTNDMVVHGRQQVYSNVDASEEEYRNLECLPPGRLKNLLLQEILATEPPQHWASSSWGNPPSSFYFNRPCHRVEYQQAASNEFQNFTPGLRDSVVSEGSLYKGYSWGVACSNRDKLSEIQQFKDGSYFGMSTSQQISNPLPENHINLQSIDRGVLKNHRNLTHISSIPREEASSSVLKMAVPLFSRNTSEACNDFSRVVCNTPITSYASSKPQLSVPGSQQTDHCLQQPFMQVDENLHSQSHMFSVTQDESFKQSSEGHTYNLSALPQQLSAIQQCHSGAAVRDLGLLNAAKRTNSSSSDWQTILLSYIKYKSTLGDQINHVPFLKHIHMTKCSSHQCNCYQYSVLISHYDNCLYSGCSTCAPVCNFFAAGKLYMEPGKRKEHFSGASYNREGNDTCSDTIGDCLPPLKRHKMEIPSMDLVTPAVNQPCPPDRVLHVEQFHEAGFCSRKNVIEIVLSPTEDQTGYISNKCHAIDYARSGDVCNISQPEQTPDQLPHLEQWGEAVLYNNDVTKVSKDELNLEGQTTESVNICDGTDSLPGDLPSIFSLLEKLISRSDYGDMDDTCSSEITNDTLDSFQGLIYNGLPDSSEVSTKENEKEDTEIGYLSRPVLEDKSSLLVSAADCKDVMKLKQLKMQGVSWTYYFSIEEMKEHLLSLRCMSQDMGDNMKSCYGENICQLCARDSLQFAPAQLYCSSCGILIKRNLVFYRASGETGVQHCFCTTCHRNSGGGIISFLGGQILKNKLQKEKNNEKIEESWVQCDTCERWQHQICALYNDKSDPGGKAEYVCPKCWLEEVKTGKREPLLRTVGFRAKDLPSTMLSEHIEKRLFNRLKEEREEWARISKKGLNEVPGEADLTVRVVLSVDKMLEVKQQYLDIIKGSDYPSQFLYRSKVILLFQRLEGVDVCLFAMYVQEYGSECGKPNQRCMYISYLDSVKYLRPEQSTTSGEALRTLVYHEILIGYLDYCKKRGFSTCYIWACPPLKGEDFILNCHPEYQKTPTVDKLRNWYGSMLKRAVEEGVVVDHKKFYDFFFLNSEVTLSQLPYFDGDYWSNAAGTIIKDFEEQSVGGSQRKVKKQVTKRTLKAMGHSTLSSDETKALLVMQKLGHEILPAKDDFLVVHLQFFCKCCHDVILSGVRWVCNQCTNFHICSRCLDAKHNHREEKTHTSNNGEKHVLCKVVMDDVPSDTKDNDIIIDHNVFSDRHVFLNFCQSNHYQFDTLRRAKHSSLMILYYLHNSLYPMWGCM; translated from the exons ATGGATCAAAGGCAATGTTCATTAGGCCAGTTTTCGATTCCAATCCAGCAGCAACAACTAGTTTTTGATCAAGGCCAATGGACGAATGATAT GGTTGTACATGGAAGGCAACAAGTTTACTCGAATGTCGATGCTTCCGAG GAGGAGTATAGGAACCTAGAGTGCTTACCTCCTGGCAGACTGAAGAATTTGCTCCTGCAAGAAATATTGGCTACTGAACCTCCTCAGCATTGGGCAAGTTCATCCTGGGGAAACCCACCTAGTTCTTTCTACTTTAATAGGCCATGCCATCGTGTAGAATACCAACAAGCTGCCAGCAATGAATTTCAGAATTTCACCCCCGGCCTGAGAGATTCTGTCGTTTCTGAAG gatctttgtatAAAGGATATTCCTGGGGAGTAGCCTGTTCCAACAGGGATAAACTTTCTGAAATTCAACAATTTAAAGATGGGTCATATTTTGGTATGAGCACTTCGCAGCAGATCTCCAATCCTTTACCAGAAAATCATATCAACTTACAAAGCATTGACCGGG GTGTCCTAAAGAATCACCGAAATCTTACTCATATTTCGTCAATACCGAGGGAAGAAGCAAGCTCATCTGTTCTAAAAATGGCGGTACCTCTGTTCTCACGGAACACATCTGAAGCCTGTAATGATTTTTCTAGAGTAGTATGTAATACACCTATTACAAGTTATGCAAGCAGTAAACCTCAGCTTTCGGTACCTGGTTCTCAGCAAACTGATCATTGTCTTCAGCAGCCTTTCATGCAGGTTGATGAAAATTTACATTCTCAATCACATATGTTCTCAGTCACACAAGATGAAAGTTTTAAGCAGAGTTCAGAGGGACATACATATAATCTCTCGGCGCTTCCTCAACAACTCAGTGCGATTCAACAATGTCATTCAGGAGCTGCTGTTCGTGATCTTGGTTTACTAAATGCTGCCAAAAGAACAAATTCAAGTTCTTCAGATTGGCAAACCATCCTCCTTTCATATATCAAGTACAAGAGTACGCTGGGAGACCAAATTAATCATGTCCCCTTTCTGAAGCATATTCACATGACAAAATGCAGTAGCCATCAGTGTAACTGCTACCAGTATTCTGTACTAATTTCTCACTATGATAACTGTCTTTATTCTGGTTGTAGCACATGTGCACCAGTTTGTAATTTTTTTGCTGCTGGTAAACTTTACATGGAGCCTGGAAAGCGAAAAGAACATTTTTCAGGAGCTTCATATAATAGAGAAGGCAATGACACCTGTAGTGATACCATTGGTGATTGTCTGCCTCCTCTTAAACGTCACAAGATGGAGATTCCTAGTATGGACTTAGTTACTCCTGCAGTGAATCAACCCTGTCCACCTGATCGAGTTTTGCATGTGGAGCAGTTCCACGAGGCTGGTTTTTGTAGTAGAAAAAATGTGATAGAGATTGTACTAAGCCCCACAGAAGACCAAACAGGTTACATTTCAAACAAATGTCATGCCATAGATTATGCTCGGAGCGGGGATGTTTGCAACATTTCCCAACCTGAGCAGACACCTGATCAACTACCACATCTAGAGCAATGGGGGGAGGCTGTTTTGTATAATAATGATGTGACAAAGGTGAGCAAGGATGAGTTAAACCTCGAGGGCCAAACAACTGAGAGTGTAAACATATGTGATGGCACAGATAGCCTTCCTGGGGATCTACCCAGTATTTTCAGTCTCCTTGAAAAGCTCATCAGCAGAAGCGACTATGGAGACATGGATGACACTTGCAGTAGTGAAATAACGAATGATACTCTAGATTCTTTTCAAGGGCTGATTTATAATGGTTTACCTGATAGTTCAGAGGTTTCCACTAAGGAAAACGAAAAAGAAGATACAGAGATCGGGTACTTGAGCAGGCCTGTTTTAGAAGACAAGTCTAGTTTACTTGTATCAGCAGCTGATTGTAAGGATGTAATGAAATTGAAACAGCTGAAGATGCAAGGGGTTTCTTGGACTTATTATTTCTCAATAGAAGAAATGAAGGAACATTTACTTAGTCTCCGTTGTATGAGTCAG GACATGGGAGATAACATGAAAAGTTGTTACGGAGAAAACATATGCCAGTTGTGCGCAAGGGATAGTCTGCAGTTTGCACCAGCACAATTGTATTGTTCATCTTGTGGAATCCTTATCAAGCGTAACCTGGTTTTTTATAGGGCATCTGGTGAAACAGGTGTGCAGCATTGCTTCTGTACCACATGCCACAGAAACTCTGGTGGAGGTATTATCTCATTCCTTGGGGGGCAGATCCTCAAAAATAAGCTACAGAAAGAAAAGAACAATGAGAAAATTGAAGAATCG TGGGTACAGTGTGATACATGTGAACGTTGGCAGCATCAGATATGTGCCCTGTACAATGACAAGAGTGATCCAGGTGGAAAAGCAGAGTATGTGTGTCCAAAGTGCTGGTTAGAAGAAGTTAAAACTGGAAAACGTGAACCCTTACTAAGAACTGTTGGGTTTCGGGCTAAAGATCTCCCAAGTACCATGCTCAGTGAGCACATTGAAAAAAGACTTTTTAACCGTCTTAAGGAAGAGAGAGAAGAGTGGGCAAGAATCTCGAAAAAAGGACTTAATGAG GTACCGGGAGAAGCAGACCTTACTGTCAGAGTAGTGCTATCAGTCGACAAAATGTTGGAAGTTAAGCAGCAATATTTGGATATCATTAAGGGTAGCGACTATCCATCACAATTCTTGTACAGATCGAAG GTGATACTTCTGTTTCAGAGATTGGAAGGGGTGGATGTTTGCCTCTTTGCTATGTATGTTCAGGAGTATGGATCAGAATGCGGTAAACCAAACCAACGTTGCATGTACATTTCGTATCTTGATTCTGTCAAGTACTTGAGACCCGAGCAAAGCACTACAAGTGGGGAAGCTCTTCGCACATTAGTGTACCATGAGATACTG ATTGGTTACCTTGACTATTGTAAGAAACGAGGCTTTTCAACCTGCTATATCTGGGCTTGTCCACCTCTTAAGGGAGAAGATTTTATACTTAATTGCCATCCAGAATATCAGAAAACACCAACTGTAGATAAATTGCGAAACTG GTACGGGTCAATGCTCAAAAGAGCAGTTGAAGAGGGTGTTGTGGTTGATCACAAGAAGTTCTATGACTTTTTCTTCCTTAACTCTGAGGTAACCTTATCTCAGTTGCCATATTTTGATGGAGACTATTGGTCTAATGCTGCTGGGACGATAATCAAAGACTTTGAAGAACAAAGTGTAGGGGGCTCACAGAGGAAGGTGAAAAAGCAAGTAACAAAGAGAACTTTGAAAGCCATGGGGCACAGCACTCTATCCAGTGACGAAACCAAAGCTCTATTGGTGATGCAGAAA CTGGGGCATGAGATATTACCTGCAAAGGACGATTTTCTTGTTGTCCATTTGCAATTTTTTTGCAAATGCTGCCATGATGTAATATTATCTGGAGTTCGATGGGTTTGCAATCAATGCACAAATTTTCACATTTGCTCAAG ATGTCTTGATGCTAAACATAATCATCGTGAAGAGAAGACTCACACATCAAACAATGGTGAAAAACATGTACTCTGCAAG GTGGTTATGGATGATGTGCCTTCTGATACCAAGGACAATGATATCATTATAGACCATAATGTCTTCAGCGATAGACACGTGTTCTTGAACTTTTGTCAAAGCAACCATTATCAGTTTGATACACTTCGGCgtgccaagcattcatcattgATGATACTATATTATCTTCACAATTCACTTTACCCTATGTGGGGATGTATGTAA